In Alnus glutinosa chromosome 7, dhAlnGlut1.1, whole genome shotgun sequence, the sequence TAGAAACTAGCTATAAATCAAtataataaattgttatatatgttaatgtGTTCTTTAATAGGGgagaaaaatatgtgttttttcaatagtatatgatttttaaaaatttttttaatagcattaataataaaaaatatgtttctcacatgctttaatAACACACgttaatttattaaactgattTGTAACTAATTATGTCAGGcaaaaaatttgtataattgccgttagatttttaaattttttataaatttatatcttaactcattttatttataaaaatgtcatgtatTATTTCTTAGCTTATGAAAatcacatataattttttaattaacatgtaagaaacacatgaattatttaaaaataaataaaattactagATTCACACATGCTCAATTGAGATATGACAGTGTTATAGAGCGGGTTGAACGAAAATCCTTAAACCCAGTTCCAAGAAAATTTACATTCCTTAAAAATTTTGGTTTGGATTTTAAagtcatgcattttttttaaaatgcatattAAATCTGATTTGCAAAAGTAATTTCAAGCTCGTTGTTTTGAAATGCTCTTTCAAATgggatattttttgtgattttattcaaaaatatatatctgGCCGGTAAAATCATTGAAccgaacacaaaaaaaaaaaaaaaaaaaaaaatccaataagcTACCTTCATTTGTTATTTAGATATTTCCCCCcattaatttgaatttatttatgcCGGCCAAGCATGGTTATTATTCCTATAGACCCACATTTGTTTAGTGGTGAAAAGGTAAGAGAGCTTAGGTGGGTAAAATGATGTTGAAGGGGGTCCAATGAGAAGCATGACCACCATGCCTAATCAGCTTTAGTCAGATCCCCAGAAATTCTCTTAACCTCCTTCTTCCCCACACATAACTAACGTTTCttatttcttccttctttttcgaATCCAATGCAAATATTCCAGCTTTCCCTCAAAAGTGGGGCCTAAAGGTCCCCTTCCAATTCCATGTTTTCATACTACTAGTAAGTAAAGGATGTAAAGGCCGTCTGTCAAATTTTGCCAATTCCGCTCGCACCCTCAACGttgaaatttatttctttatttctttatttttacaatcaTGGATGGGTTaagctcaaaattattttatttatttatctttaagttctaagtgattttattttttatttatttattgagtaGGTTGAGCTTTCGTCATATGTTGGggacatggtttttttttttttttttttcttgtataaatgactttctttttataaaaaaaatattttaccaaataatgaatcctctctctctctctctctctctctctctctctctctctttttcttttttatgttgaaacttGTTACATTTATGGCTAAAGTTCTAATAATCTCGAAAGTAGGATGAAATTATGATCTGAATTATTGACTTTAATCAGTGTGTATTtaaattgtaagttatatattataagatttattcttaaaaaaaaaaagagaaaattatctAATAGCATGTCATTACTCTAAACAAATAATAATCAGTATATCTTATAATTAAGGGTCTATTtgagtttgcaattttaaaaagtctgatttaaaaatagcgattttaaaaacgcagttaagtgcttgacaaaatcataatttagcctttaaaatcataggttagtctttaaaattatgcgtttttaaaaaagcatcgCATttcctgcgatttgaaaaaacagttttctacattttcaaattgcaaatttttaaaatgcaattcACAAAAGActcattttctacgatttagtttgaaatcacattttttgtctacgaaaaCACAATCTTAACATACCCTaagtgtaataataataataataattaaaaaaaaaaactagtataAAAGCATGTATCAATGTGATGGGCATTATTAATTACTTCCCCTTTGCTTCTGAGCAGCATTATTGTTAGTTAATTCACTTGATAGCAGATCCCACTATCAGAGTAAACTACAAGAAAGAAACATTAGAGTAGAAACATGATGATTACTGTTTTCTACTATCACTTTGTCTCCAAACTACAACCCCTTTCACATTacaaatctaaatttttttttttacaataaatcAACTTATAGGCTATGTTACGTGTGAATCGGTGCACATGTATCCTGGATGCATCTAACGATTTTTGTCGAACGACTAATGGCAAAATCCATTTTAAACAAATAGCTTTTCTCATCATTTCAACACTCTCTTGCTTCTAAGGCTTTAGTCAAATTTGATGACCACCTCACAAAAAACCACTTGATTAGAGAACAATTTTGCATTTTGGCTATATTACGTGTAAATCGACAATTGGCCGTGATGTGTATAAAACCAATTGTAATGCGTATACAgacatgatttaacaatttttgtctAATTACCGACCGTAAAGATTATTTAAACAATACtttttttcagcttttttaaTAAGTGGGACGGCCACCTCAATCAAACTCGCTTAATTATCGAATAATCATGTGTTTCAATTACGTTACATGTGAATTGGAGATTATTTGTGAGGTATGTACAACCAATTACACTTGTATATACATGTATGCATCTAACAATTTGTCTAATAATTGACAACAAGGACTATGTGTTAATTAGTTGATTCCAGCATATAGCTTATTCCAGCATTTCGGCCACCTCACCAGAAGCCACTTAATTAGAGAACAATTATGTGTTAATTagttaaaataaagtaaacCCTGCCCCAAAGTGGAAGGCAAAATAcagtcaattttttatttatttattttgtgttttctttggaCAGTTTATTTGGAAGATTTTCAGAAAAGACAACACTGTTTCACTGTTTGTGTGTAGCCCGAAATTCGAGCTCGGGAGGcgtgtcagagagagagagagagggcccCACACGTGgcgagaaaatgaaaaaaaaaaaaaaaaaaaaaaagcaaaaaagagcTGATGGGCAAAAATGGCAATTCGGTTTTTAGTTTTAAGGCTTGTTGGTCCCACTTTTGACGCAATAAACCCGTGCTCTCTGCACGGCTTACTCGTGCGCCGAGTCCTCAATTATTATTACCCCCTCCACACTCCACCGCTCGCCTCTCAACCGTACGAGTAGTCTGAAAACCGGCTCGGCTCGACCGGTGGCTTGATTTTGAAATTCCCAGTCGCACCACGACAGCGCGTGATGTCACACCCTCTCACATTCAAAATCCTTTCCTTTTAAGCTGTTTTTGAATGTTCAAACCAGAATCGCGGCTCAAATCTCTCGTTTCttcctgtgtgtgtgtgtctgtccCTATCTCTTTCACAGGATAGGGAATCGAGAGCAGAGCTTCATTACACACATTGTCTCCTTTCTCTTATCTCCAAACGCTTTTGCATTTTTCACACACAGATTCCATTTGGGTCTCACTCGAAACACCCATTAATGGAAGCCTCATCGCCCAtctccatccagaagagcccactGCAAGACCTCCCAGAGGCGTCGCCGAAGCCGTACAAGAAAAGCTTCGTGACCACGCTGATGGAGGCCGCCACGCTTCGCTCTCCTTCCTTTAAGGAGGACAACTACCTCGTTTCCCACCTCAAGTCCTCCGAGAAAAAAGCTCTCCAGGAGCTCAAGGACAAGCTGTCGGCCTCTGAAGCCGCCGATGCCTCCATGTGGGGCATTCCTCTCTTGGGCGGCGACGAGAAGGCGGATGTGGTGCTTTTGAAGTTTCTGCGAGCCAGGGATTTCAGGGTCTCGGACTCGCTCAACATGTTGCTCAAGTGTTTGTCATGGAGAAGGGAGTTTGGAGCTGATAGTGTTGTTGAAGAGGAGCTGGGATTCAAGGAGCTGGAGGGTGTGGTAGCCTATATGCATGGCTATGACAGAGAGGGTCACCCTGTTTGTTACAATGCCTATGGGCTTTTCAGAGACAAGGACATGTACGACAGGATCTTCGGCGACGAGGAGAAGCTCCACAAGTTCTTGAGGTGGAGAGTTCAGGTGCTTGAGAGAGGGATCAAGCTTCTGCATTTTAAGCCGGGTGGGGTTAATTCCATGATCCAGGTCACTGATCTCAAGGACATGCCCAAGAGAGAGCTCAGGGTCGCTTCTAATCAcatcctctctctgtttcaaGATAACTACCCCGAAATGGTCGCTCGCAAGGTAATTTTCCtaatttcctattttatttCATGATCTTTTAAGCACTCAGTTCTCAGTACTGATCTTTGTTGATTTTTCTGGGTTCAGATTTTCATCAATGTTCCGTGGTACTTCAGCGTGCTGTATTCGATGTTCAGCCCGTTTCTAACTCAGCGAACCAAGAGCAAGTTCGTGATCTCTAAGGAAGGGAATGTGGCCGAGACACTCTACAAGTAAAGTTCCCTCTTACTATCAATAATTTACTGTTGCCCTCGGCATTCTTTGTCTATTTGCTGCTCTGCTCTGAGTAATTTGGTTGAGAATCTTCTTCCTTTCAACGTTTTCTGCAAAGATGTTTATGGTTTCGAGACGGCTTTTGATTTTCCAGTCTACTTTTTGACATTTCTGGTCCtgggtttttgtttcttttgatcAAGACAAGCTGttctttctctttgatttttgcCGTCTCTGTACAACAACTCTTTAGTCTTTTCCTTCGTACTCTTTTGCGCGGTAATTTCGTCTTTTACCTTTCAGGTTGCTTGTTTGCTAAACTGGGTTTTGCTTTTCTGGGCAGGTTTATTAGGCCTGAGGATGTTCCTGCTCAGTATGGCGGACTGAGTCGACCCAGTGATCTGCAGAACGGTCCCCCAAAACCGGCCTCCGAGTTCACCGTCAAAGGCGGAGAGAAAGTTAATATACAGATCGAGGGGATTGAGGTTCCTTTATTATCTCTATTTATTTCTGCTCCATTAAATCTGTTAGTGAATCCCTTAAAAAGGCTTTTAAACCTATTACGGCCTCctttaattttatcttcttATCTTTAATTTAGACGGCAAATTGTTGCTAGCTTTcaacttttactataattttctaAGTAAGCTGACAATGTATAATCAGTTAAATGATTAAGAATAACAAAGtcggattttttatttaattattttatcaattatggTCTgaactttttagaaaatttgtaGTGACACTTGTTCATGGGAAATGAGCTGGTTAGTTTTGGATCATGGTCAAAGCTCtataatacaaaagaatgggagatataaaaatggtttaattgtaaTGTAATTGGGTTTATTAGGCTGGAGCAACGATAACATGGGACATAGTGGTGGGGGGCTGGGAGTTGGAGTACAGTGCAGAGTTCGTGCCGAGTTCGGAAGGCAGCTACACAATTGCAGTGGAGAAGCCAAGGAAGATGGCCGCCTCAGAAGAAGCAATTCACAACTCCTTCACATCGCGTGAAGCTGGCAAAATGGTGCTCTCAGTAGATAACACTGCCTCCAGGCGGAAAAAGGTTGCTGCTTATCGTTACATCGTTCGCAAATCCACTGCCATAGTACCATCTAACTTCAACTATGCTTAATTATATATGTCCAAAAGGgtgtttttgatttttgttttatcttctttttgagGGGTTTAATTAAATGCTGTTACTGCTGTGAACTTTACTTTTAAAAACTCTACTTGATAGTACCAATGTAATGTATAAAAATTGGTGGTATTATATATTGCCTTAGTGTAGAAGAAAAGCAGCTCAACTTTGCTTATGTCAGTGCATATATCTGTTTGTCCGTATCTCTAGTTGTGTCCAGAGACACAGTTTTactttgccttggtgtgtgggTGCGGATCTTTGTTCTACTATAGTATCAAGATACTCGACAGCAAAGATGCAATCCATTAGGTCAATTGCGTTCGATTTCATATTTTACGTACCCGACTCTGATATGAGATGATACAAACTTTGGCTTATAGGAAAGGAGTGCCTAGTCTTAAAAATGCTTCCCCAACACTAGAGGAGGGTGTGTTGATGGAGAAAGCCTTTTGTTTTGGTGGAGTGGTTTCTGATAAAGGAGGATTGGTTGGTGGTACCAGGGCATAGTGAAATTTGCTTTGTGTCTGGGTCCTGAAAGGGATTGCTTAATGGTCACGAAGTTTTGCTTTGATTCTCTCTATGGTCTCTTTCATTGAGGGGTGGTGGTGTTGGGGTTATCAAAAGTGGGCCAAAGTGGGGAAAAGATATTGACTGCACTCTGGGGTTGCTGCTTTGGAAGGTTTGGCCATGATATGAGACTACcatccaaaagaaaacaaatcatattCTGCTATTACGATTTTGTAAATTCCAATCAAGATGATGGGTTAATGTCTCGGGTTTTGTCGAACCATgcatataagactatataagtcaagtTTAACCTAATCTGTTTAATGTAATAGGTCAGACCTCTTCTTAATTTTAATCCAACAGCATAGGTTATCTGGGAATGAAGGGAATCCCAAAAAtccaagtaaaaagaaaatagattcCTATCTAGATGGTGAAAATGTTGAGGTCAAGACAAGGGTTCACGTTTTGAGGATGATTGAACCACATTGTGAACTTGCTCACTTCagtctctcttttcttcttcatttcataTAATATCATGGTTCAAACGCTAAAAATCAAAGAGCGGTTCGCATGGAAATGAACCCAGTGAATCATCTGTCAACTGATCAATTAATTACTCGTGTTAGATTTACGTCGGATTTACGAGTAAAACATTGTCGGCACAAATGAtcacaatttttctttattctctaTTGTCTCTTTCAGTAAGGGGATAAGATATTGACTGCACTATGGGGTTGCTGCTTTGGAAGGTTTTGACATGATATGAGACTCCATCCAAATGAAAGCAAACGACTTTATGGTATGACGATGATGGAAATACCCATGAATATGATGATGGGTCACGGTCTCACGTTTTAACAAGCTAGCCCAGGGTTCGAAAACTGTGGTGTGTTGTCGAATGTTGTTGATGTATGAGTATCTTATGAAAACTGTCCtgttctttgtttctttctgtTGGACCTTTTTGGTGAGATTTAACTCAATCTATTTTgaggggtattttttttttcgcttaaaaaatacattttaataaGACATAAAAGTAAGGCTAGAACTGCACTTTTATTGTAAGTGATAAtcattatttgaaattttttctttcttttttaataaaggcaTCACTTATGGTTACGTTGGCAGAGTTGAATAATAATGGGATAAAAGTGATTTTAGTATTCCTAGTAACATAAAGgtgaaattttgttttgtatctttAAGAGCATTGTGTTTAAGTTGTTtgctaaaatttttgttttgagaaaaaaaaaaaaagacaagaaataaaattttaacaaatggaGCCTTAGCCTAAATGTATTGGACCAAGTTTGCATGCAATAtgtaaggtatatatatatatatatatatatatagagagagagagagagagagagagagagagagagagagagagagagagagagaggttaatATTGGGttattaacttttatttttttaattattcacttttattattctaattattattatttttttaaaaaaaaaaaaaacaattacatttCAAAGTGATGTGCATGCTTGATCAGAAATGATATTTGTTTAGGCTTAATTAACAAGCCGGCTGCAGCTACTTTAACTCCCACATTCTTATCTCCATTTGGGCAGCGGGTGTGAATGCTATAAAGTTAAGCCATAAATAATGCAGAATTAAATTATGTGTGTCTGGGACTGGGGGTACCTCCCGCCCATAAAAAAGAAGGACAGAGAGAAAAAGTGGAGaggcatttatttatttatttatgtatccTATGACTAAGAGAGAGGGGTGTATGGTAACAGTAGTATACTGCAGTATTAATAGTACGTTCCAAGGGGCCCTTCGTTggtttcttcttaaaaaaactAGAAAGTGGTGTACACTCTCAATAATTATCGTACGTTTTGTTGCAGATCAGGTGGCACCATGCCTGCCTTCCCCTGTTGAGATTGTACCATCCACCCCCACGCTTTTTACTGTGATGtatgcttctttctttcttctatttttttttttttaaaaaaaattatgttaaaatatgaaaaataaaattgaaaataatgtGGATGAATaatttggagaaaataaaaagaagatagaGGAGGCAAGAATTTAAGGTAGTTTGTGTAAAAACACATAAACTAGCAAAGAGttaaaaataagaagagagaTATATAATTAAGGTGGTTCGACTTGTGGTTTATATTCAtatgttaaagcatttttgttagttacatttttcatttatttaattgtatttaagACATTATTTATTGAGAAATAATCTAAACGTTACAAATCTCTTCTActtttacattaacaacaataaatttaaattattatcttGTAGCTtttgtctcttgagtgcttATAACTCTTGTTTCTTAAATTCTTATAACTCTTGTATCAACAATTTGACTTTAGATTATTCACATTTGACTTAACAAATGTTCAACTAAAATCTAGGTAAATAACATAATTTCTATTTTACCCATCTACTTTTTAAAAGCAATGGCTCGCCATTTTAGTTTTTCACTTTCATTATTCCAtttgaaatattattatttttatatattttaactattcatgtATAGGAAAGATAATCGTGCCTATATAGGCCCTGTTTGGAAAACCATCACCCTAAAGTTGGCTGACGTCTATCAGCCAACTTTAGTCAACGAGTAGCTTCTTGACCAAAATGCCCCTGCAGATTGGATGTGTGTTGATCGTTTCAAGGGGGCTTTTTTGACCATTTCAAGTGGGCTTTTTTGTCATGCCAGGGATAAtgtggaaaaaattgaaaaaaaaaatggtttttcaTATTACCCCTGG encodes:
- the LOC133873160 gene encoding patellin-6, with translation MEASSPISIQKSPLQDLPEASPKPYKKSFVTTLMEAATLRSPSFKEDNYLVSHLKSSEKKALQELKDKLSASEAADASMWGIPLLGGDEKADVVLLKFLRARDFRVSDSLNMLLKCLSWRREFGADSVVEEELGFKELEGVVAYMHGYDREGHPVCYNAYGLFRDKDMYDRIFGDEEKLHKFLRWRVQVLERGIKLLHFKPGGVNSMIQVTDLKDMPKRELRVASNHILSLFQDNYPEMVARKIFINVPWYFSVLYSMFSPFLTQRTKSKFVISKEGNVAETLYKFIRPEDVPAQYGGLSRPSDLQNGPPKPASEFTVKGGEKVNIQIEGIEAGATITWDIVVGGWELEYSAEFVPSSEGSYTIAVEKPRKMAASEEAIHNSFTSREAGKMVLSVDNTASRRKKVAAYRYIVRKSTAIVPSNFNYA